The proteins below come from a single Cricetulus griseus strain 17A/GY chromosome 6, alternate assembly CriGri-PICRH-1.0, whole genome shotgun sequence genomic window:
- the Ghrh gene encoding somatoliberin isoform X1, which translates to MPLWVFFVILTLTSGSHCSPFPSLPFRVRRYADAIFTNSYRKVLGQLSARKLLQDIMSRQQGERNQEPGARVRLGRQVDSMWADHRQVSLESLLEALLQKHSRDSQG; encoded by the exons ATGCCACTCTGGGTGTTCTTTGTGATCCTCACCCTCACCAGCGGCTCCCACTGTTCACCGTTCCCATCACTGCCCTTCAG GGTGCGTCGATATGCAGATGCCATCTTTACCAACAGCTACAGGAAAGTTCTGGGCCAGCTGTCTGCCCGCAAACTGCTCCAGGACATCATGAGCAGGCAGCAGGG GGAGAGGAACCAGGAACCAGGAGCCAGGGTACGGCTTGGCCGTCAGGTGGACAGCATGTGGGCAGACCACAGGCAGGTGTCACTGGAGAGCCTCTTGGAAGCCCTGCTGCAGAAGCACAG caGGGATTCCCAAGGATGA
- the Ghrh gene encoding somatoliberin isoform X2, with translation MPLWVFFVILTLTSGSHCSPFPSLPFRVRRYADAIFTNSYRKVLGQLSARKLLQDIMSRQQGERNQEPGARVRLGRQVDSMWADHRQVSLESLLEGFPRMKPSVEA, from the exons ATGCCACTCTGGGTGTTCTTTGTGATCCTCACCCTCACCAGCGGCTCCCACTGTTCACCGTTCCCATCACTGCCCTTCAG GGTGCGTCGATATGCAGATGCCATCTTTACCAACAGCTACAGGAAAGTTCTGGGCCAGCTGTCTGCCCGCAAACTGCTCCAGGACATCATGAGCAGGCAGCAGGG GGAGAGGAACCAGGAACCAGGAGCCAGGGTACGGCTTGGCCGTCAGGTGGACAGCATGTGGGCAGACCACAGGCAGGTGTCACTGGAGAGCCTCTTGGAA GGATTCCCAAGGATGAAGCCTTCAGTGGAGGCTTGA